A window of Streptomyces sp. SAI-127 contains these coding sequences:
- a CDS encoding SDR family NAD(P)-dependent oxidoreductase gives MALILVTGAAGGLGRDTADALADDGHDVVVHVRSPARLGGAEDTGRWKGVITGDLSDLDEIRDVARQAGAFGRFDTVIHNAGTMNTRDAGTVNTVAPYVLTALMAKPARLVHLSSSMHRTGSTDLRRLAAGSASYDDSKLWVTTLALAVASRWEGTTSHAVDPGWVPTRMGGAGAPDDLTEGHRTQVWLATHDDVTPSTGGYWFHRQTQTPHPAARDEEFQARLIRFLERHTGVPLD, from the coding sequence ATGGCACTCATCCTGGTGACCGGCGCAGCCGGTGGGCTCGGGCGCGACACGGCGGACGCCTTGGCCGACGACGGGCACGACGTCGTCGTCCACGTCCGGAGCCCGGCCCGGCTCGGCGGCGCGGAGGACACCGGCCGGTGGAAGGGCGTCATCACGGGGGACCTCTCCGATCTCGACGAGATCCGCGACGTCGCCCGGCAGGCGGGCGCGTTCGGCCGCTTCGACACCGTCATCCACAACGCCGGCACCATGAACACCCGTGACGCGGGCACGGTCAACACGGTCGCGCCCTATGTGCTGACGGCCCTGATGGCCAAGCCGGCCAGGCTCGTCCACCTCAGCAGCTCCATGCACCGCACCGGCTCCACCGATCTGCGACGGCTGGCCGCAGGTTCCGCGTCCTACGACGACAGCAAGCTGTGGGTCACCACCCTCGCGCTCGCCGTCGCGTCCCGGTGGGAAGGGACCACGAGCCACGCGGTCGACCCCGGGTGGGTGCCCACACGGATGGGCGGCGCCGGCGCACCGGACGATCTGACCGAAGGGCACCGGACACAGGTCTGGCTCGCCACGCACGACGACGTGACGCCGAGCACCGGCGGCTACTGGTTCCACCGGCAGACGCAGACACCGCACCCGGCGGCCCGGGACGAAGAGTTCCAGGCGCGCCTCATCCGGTTCCTGGAGAGGCACACAGGCGTTCCGCTCGACTGA
- a CDS encoding TetR/AcrR family transcriptional regulator, translating into MTPGAQHPDGPAAQPLRSDAERNRERIIAAARTVFARDGLNASMASVAREAGVGIATMFRRFPTKEELVDAVFSDRMGAYVDVVTAALDDPDPWNGFVGYIETACAMQAADNGFADVLTMTFPTAKVLEERRNRAYEGMLVLIDRAKATGRLREDFDPSDLVLIHMANAGVVNATGDAAPDAWRRVVALIIQSLEAPARGPLPASPGHEPLYKAMLRAGQGTSAPPSGKSG; encoded by the coding sequence ATGACCCCTGGCGCACAGCATCCCGACGGCCCCGCCGCTCAGCCGCTGCGCAGTGACGCCGAGCGCAACCGGGAGCGGATCATCGCCGCCGCCCGCACGGTGTTCGCGCGCGACGGCCTGAACGCCTCCATGGCCTCCGTGGCCCGCGAGGCGGGCGTGGGGATCGCGACGATGTTCCGCCGCTTCCCCACGAAGGAGGAACTGGTCGACGCCGTCTTCTCCGACCGCATGGGTGCCTATGTCGACGTGGTCACCGCCGCCCTGGACGACCCCGACCCGTGGAACGGGTTCGTGGGGTACATCGAGACCGCCTGCGCGATGCAGGCCGCCGACAACGGCTTCGCCGACGTCCTGACCATGACCTTCCCGACCGCCAAGGTCCTGGAGGAGCGCCGCAACCGGGCGTACGAGGGCATGCTGGTCCTCATCGACCGCGCCAAGGCCACCGGCCGCCTGCGCGAGGACTTCGACCCCTCGGACCTGGTGCTGATCCACATGGCCAACGCCGGCGTCGTCAACGCCACCGGCGACGCCGCCCCGGACGCCTGGCGACGCGTCGTCGCCCTGATCATCCAGTCCCTCGAGGCCCCGGCGCGCGGCCCCCTGCCCGCCTCACCCGGGCACGAACCCCTCTACAAGGCCATGCTCCGCGCCGGCCAGGGCACCTCCGCACCGCCCTCGGGCAAGAGCGGCTGA
- a CDS encoding IclR family transcriptional regulator C-terminal domain-containing protein translates to MPADTTTSLPVPESAVPAEAVAPLIRGVGVLRELTEAGGTLSPSGLERATGLARSTVDRITSTLARMGYVRLDGRDAVITPRLMELGNAYLAALRLPALLSGRADALADELDESVSLAVADRDGIRFIHQATRRRAMSLSFRIGDLLPAERTAPGPLFASEWTDADWRAWRERRAADPEDRGFPAVPPRELPAGQGEFEAKAAQAGRDGWALDDQLIEPGLVAVSVPVRDPRTARIACVANVVSHTSRHTATDLRETLLPRLRATVAEMERELASAPDPDPGPPPSGSASWIGAAKNELGREFIESLARGLTVLTAFGEGRAALTLTDVARATGLARATARRALITYEHLGLVRQQPESRTFGLTPRVLSLGFPPLSRTTLPRIAAPHLADLSARVRESTALAVLVPPGSGEGAEIQYTARAVSPRIMGVDIRTGTRLPASATSLGRVLLADREGPADLDRVRTQGYALLDENWEDGLRTIAVPVRDRTGRVVAAVNVALHAAGRTAEECVAEILPELRLTATRVETELRAASHFTRVPLL, encoded by the coding sequence ATGCCCGCTGACACGACCACATCCCTGCCGGTGCCGGAGTCCGCAGTGCCGGCCGAGGCGGTCGCGCCGCTGATCCGGGGGGTCGGGGTGCTGCGGGAGCTGACCGAGGCGGGCGGGACGCTGAGCCCGAGCGGTCTGGAGCGGGCGACGGGCCTCGCGCGTTCCACGGTCGACCGCATCACCTCCACGCTGGCCCGCATGGGATACGTCCGCCTGGACGGCCGGGACGCGGTGATCACCCCCCGGCTGATGGAACTCGGCAACGCCTATCTCGCCGCCCTGCGCCTGCCCGCTCTGCTGTCCGGGCGGGCCGACGCCCTCGCCGACGAACTGGACGAGTCGGTGTCGCTGGCCGTCGCCGACCGCGACGGCATCCGCTTCATCCACCAGGCCACCCGCCGCCGCGCGATGTCCCTGAGCTTCCGCATCGGTGACCTGCTCCCCGCCGAACGCACCGCCCCTGGGCCCCTGTTCGCATCCGAGTGGACCGACGCCGACTGGCGGGCCTGGCGCGAACGCCGGGCCGCGGACCCGGAGGACCGGGGCTTTCCCGCCGTACCGCCTCGGGAACTCCCCGCCGGGCAGGGGGAGTTCGAGGCGAAGGCGGCGCAGGCGGGAAGGGACGGCTGGGCGCTGGACGACCAGCTGATCGAGCCGGGGCTGGTGGCGGTCTCCGTCCCCGTACGGGACCCGCGCACGGCCCGGATCGCCTGCGTGGCGAACGTCGTGAGCCACACCAGCCGCCACACCGCGACGGACCTGCGCGAGACCCTCTTGCCGCGGCTGCGGGCGACGGTGGCGGAGATGGAACGCGAACTGGCGTCCGCCCCGGACCCGGACCCCGGCCCGCCCCCCTCGGGATCGGCCTCCTGGATCGGCGCGGCCAAGAACGAACTGGGCCGGGAGTTCATCGAGTCCCTCGCCCGCGGCCTGACGGTCCTGACGGCGTTCGGCGAGGGCAGGGCCGCGCTGACCCTGACGGACGTGGCACGGGCGACCGGCCTGGCCAGGGCGACGGCCCGCCGGGCCCTGATCACCTACGAACACCTGGGGCTGGTCCGCCAGCAGCCGGAGTCCCGGACCTTCGGCCTGACCCCCCGGGTCCTGTCCCTGGGCTTCCCGCCCCTCTCCCGTACGACCCTCCCGCGCATCGCGGCCCCGCACCTGGCCGACCTCTCGGCACGGGTGCGGGAGTCGACGGCACTGGCGGTCCTGGTGCCGCCGGGATCGGGCGAGGGGGCGGAGATCCAGTACACGGCGAGGGCCGTGTCCCCCCGGATCATGGGCGTGGACATCAGGACCGGCACCCGCCTGCCGGCCTCGGCGACCTCCCTGGGCCGGGTCCTGCTGGCCGACAGGGAGGGCCCCGCCGACCTCGACCGCGTCCGCACCCAGGGCTACGCCCTGCTCGACGAGAACTGGGAGGACGGCCTTCGTACCATCGCGGTCCCTGTCCGCGACCGTACGGGCCGGGTGGTCGCCGCCGTGAACGTGGCCCTGCACGCGGCGGGCCGCACGGCCGAGGAGTGCGTGGCGGAGATCCTCCCGGAACTGCGTCTCACGGCGACCCGCGTGGAGACCGAACTCCGCGCGGCGAGCCACTTCACCCGGGTCCCCCTCCTCTGA
- a CDS encoding M6 family metalloprotease domain-containing protein, whose protein sequence is MPWTSRRIRPRRAAALVFVTALTLAVSTSAGTERLAPDTTTAGPIAVTRSDAHGACLISGGPAVQMSEGLPTPGGYSRSTGTVHALTLMIDFSDAPGSGAALDRFREFFPQTQDWFRTSSYGRLDYRPEAPITDWLRMPKSFQAYGIERGAPFDPGYRRLVQDLVAAADPQVDFRSYDFLNVLVTPNAGPSALDTVLSVSFAGNIDAPVADGVPVANASFVYSRQDDGSGSYARTGYRVLPHENGHVFGLPDLYTQAGGGAVGHWDIMSEDWGANNDLLGWHKWKLGWLAATQVNCVTAHGTSEYTLTPLARPGLGTKLLFLPLGSRTGYAVELRTREGNDETVCRPGVLVYKVDADVDTGRGPVRVYDSRRNSGGCTRSPNVHAELSDASFAVGEEFRDPGQGVRVRVVGEDGDGDYRVRVTRE, encoded by the coding sequence ATGCCGTGGACCAGTCGTCGCATACGCCCGCGCCGTGCCGCCGCCCTCGTGTTCGTGACCGCGCTGACCCTCGCGGTCAGCACCTCGGCCGGCACCGAGCGCCTCGCTCCGGATACCACGACCGCCGGTCCGATCGCCGTGACCCGCTCCGACGCCCACGGCGCCTGTCTGATCAGCGGCGGCCCGGCCGTCCAGATGTCCGAGGGCCTGCCCACACCCGGCGGCTACTCCCGCTCCACCGGCACCGTCCACGCCCTCACCCTGATGATCGACTTCTCCGACGCACCCGGCTCCGGGGCCGCGCTCGACCGGTTCCGGGAGTTCTTCCCGCAGACCCAGGACTGGTTCCGCACCAGTTCCTACGGCCGTCTCGACTACCGTCCCGAGGCCCCGATCACCGACTGGCTGCGCATGCCGAAGTCGTTCCAGGCCTACGGCATAGAGCGCGGCGCCCCCTTCGACCCGGGCTACCGCCGACTGGTCCAGGACCTCGTGGCCGCCGCCGATCCCCAGGTGGACTTCCGCTCCTACGACTTCCTGAACGTGCTGGTGACCCCCAACGCCGGTCCCTCCGCCCTCGACACGGTCCTGTCGGTGAGCTTCGCGGGCAACATCGACGCCCCGGTCGCCGACGGTGTCCCGGTCGCCAACGCCTCCTTCGTCTACTCCCGCCAGGACGACGGCTCCGGCTCCTACGCGCGGACCGGCTACCGGGTCCTGCCCCACGAGAACGGCCATGTATTCGGCCTGCCCGACCTCTACACCCAGGCGGGCGGGGGCGCGGTCGGCCACTGGGACATCATGAGCGAGGACTGGGGCGCCAACAACGACCTCCTCGGCTGGCACAAGTGGAAGCTGGGCTGGCTGGCCGCGACGCAGGTCAACTGCGTGACCGCGCACGGCACTTCGGAGTACACCCTGACCCCGCTGGCCCGGCCCGGACTCGGCACCAAACTCCTCTTCCTTCCCCTGGGCAGCCGCACCGGCTACGCGGTCGAACTCCGCACCCGCGAGGGCAACGACGAGACGGTGTGCCGGCCGGGGGTCCTCGTCTACAAGGTCGACGCGGACGTGGACACCGGGCGGGGCCCGGTGCGGGTGTACGACTCGCGGCGCAACAGCGGGGGGTGCACGCGGAGCCCCAACGTCCACGCGGAACTCTCGGACGCGTCGTTCGCGGTCGGCGAGGAGTTCCGGGATCCGGGCCAGGGGGTCCGGGTGCGGGTGGTGGGGGAGGACGGGGACGGCGACTACCGGGTGCGGGTCACGCGGGAGTAG
- a CDS encoding TetR/AcrR family transcriptional regulator, with the protein MTATTTAQRKAPRPRADALRNRERIVTAASEMFTEFGPDVPLDEIARRAGVGNATVYRNFPDRDALVREVVCSVLDRTAEAAELALAATGDAFGALERFVHTAADERITALCPMVQGTFDQYHPDLVAARVRIEQLVEQLMDRARAAGQLRGDVSVGDLMVAVAQLSRPPAGTGCLTLDGFVHRTLQLFLDGLRAPARSHLPGAALTMEDLRQA; encoded by the coding sequence GTGACCGCCACGACGACCGCGCAGCGCAAGGCGCCCCGGCCCCGCGCCGACGCCCTGCGCAACCGCGAGCGGATCGTCACCGCCGCCAGCGAGATGTTCACCGAGTTCGGCCCCGACGTGCCGCTCGACGAGATCGCCCGCCGGGCCGGCGTGGGCAACGCCACGGTGTACCGCAACTTCCCCGACCGCGACGCGCTCGTCCGTGAGGTCGTCTGCTCCGTCCTGGACCGGACGGCGGAGGCGGCCGAGCTCGCGCTCGCGGCGACCGGGGACGCCTTCGGCGCGCTGGAGCGCTTCGTGCACACCGCCGCCGACGAGCGGATCACCGCACTGTGCCCGATGGTCCAGGGCACCTTCGACCAGTACCACCCCGACCTGGTGGCCGCACGGGTACGCATCGAGCAGCTCGTCGAGCAGCTCATGGACCGGGCCAGGGCGGCCGGTCAGCTGCGCGGCGACGTGAGCGTCGGTGACCTGATGGTCGCCGTGGCCCAGCTGTCCCGGCCCCCGGCCGGCACCGGCTGCCTCACCCTCGACGGGTTCGTGCACCGCACTCTTCAGCTGTTCCTGGACGGACTGCGGGCCCCGGCCCGGTCCCATCTGCCGGGTGCGGCGCTGACCATGGAGGACCTCCGCCAGGCCTGA